A window of the Pogona vitticeps strain Pit_001003342236 chromosome 4, PviZW2.1, whole genome shotgun sequence genome harbors these coding sequences:
- the LOC140706634 gene encoding cyclin-dependent kinase 4 inhibitor C: MAEPFANELASAAARGDLAQVTNLLEKNVNVNAQNGFGRTALQVMKLGNPEIARRLLMRGADPDLKDGTGFAVLHDVARAGFLDTLQTLLEFHADVNVEDNEGNLPLHLAAQEGHLPVVAFLLERTASRVEHRNKRGATACDLAKLYKRHAVARLFEGR, from the exons ATGGCCGAACCTTTTGCGAATGAGTTGGCGTCCGCAGCTGCCAGAGGGGACCTAGCGCAAGTTACTaatttgttggaaaagaatgtaaaCGTCAATGCACAAAATGGATTTGGAAGGACTGCGCTGCAG GTGATGAAGCTGGGGAATCCAGAGATCGCCCGGCGGTTGCTGATGCGAGGCGCTGACCCGGACCTGAAGGACGGCACCGGCTTCGCGGTCCTGCACGACGTGGCCCGCGCCGGCTTCCTGGACACCCTGCAGACTTTGCTGGAGTTCCACGCGGACGTGAACGTGGAGGATAACGAGGGTAACCTGCCTTTGCACTTGGCCGCCCAAGAGGGCCACCTGCCTGTCGTGGCCTTCCTGCTGGAGCGCACCGCCAGCCGCGTGGAGCACCGCAACAAGAGGGGAGCCACCGCCTGCGACCTGGCCAAGCTCTACAAGAGGCACGCCGTGGCCAGGCTCTTCGAGGGGCGCTGA